In the Acidobacteriota bacterium genome, one interval contains:
- a CDS encoding YbhB/YbcL family Raf kinase inhibitor-like protein, whose amino-acid sequence MPFTVGSPAFAEGSEIPKPHTCDGADAPPPLTIRDAPDGTRSFAIIMDDPDAPRGTFTHWLVYDIPAGGAFDPDRGKTLRSDFGRGGYGGPCPPPGHGPHRYHFTVHAVDVPSLALEGATRRYLEAALEGHTLATARLTGRYERRR is encoded by the coding sequence ATGCCATTCACGGTCGGCAGCCCGGCATTTGCCGAGGGTTCGGAAATCCCGAAGCCGCACACCTGCGACGGCGCGGACGCCCCGCCGCCCCTCACGATCCGCGACGCGCCGGACGGGACGCGCAGCTTCGCGATCATCATGGACGATCCCGACGCGCCGCGCGGCACCTTCACCCACTGGCTCGTGTACGACATCCCCGCGGGCGGCGCATTCGACCCGGATCGGGGCAAGACGCTGCGCAGCGACTTCGGCCGCGGGGGCTACGGCGGTCCGTGCCCGCCGCCTGGACACGGGCCGCACCGGTACCACTTCACCGTCCACGCGGTCGATGTTCCGTCGCTGGCGCTCGAGGGAGCCACGAGGCGCTACCTCGAGGCGGCCCTCGAGGGGCACACGCTGGCCACGGCGAGGCTGACCGGACGCTACGAGCGACGGCGCTGA